The following proteins are co-located in the Heteronotia binoei isolate CCM8104 ecotype False Entrance Well chromosome 21, APGP_CSIRO_Hbin_v1, whole genome shotgun sequence genome:
- the TMEM109 gene encoding transmembrane protein 109, which translates to MLRCSHQLLLQSTFTIIMMLTLFHVGITKGQHHRREPRREKNVQPDFLSQVTHAMREALEDLIGPEYFLILNENVSSLFWVLSSGISAGLFAVARIAGQFLTSFGIDADHATQFLKLSPYQVQTVLLWGLAALIGYWVLSLLLNLMLAILSRVMWGLKVLIFMSCFMFIVSMEHDRSVQVSLLLALLMLYALLGRLSGSHSSGARLEAKVRSLERQVDELQRRQRRSSPKHLDEE; encoded by the exons ATGTTACGGTGTAGCCACCAGCTCCTACTACAATCAACCTTCACTATCATAATGATGCTCACTCTCTTCCATGTGGGTATAACCAAAGGCCAGCACCACCGGAGAGAGCCTCGGCGAGAGAAAAATGTGCAGCCTGACTTTCTGTCCCAAGTTACTCATGCCATGAGGGAAGCATTGGAAGACTTGATTGGACCAGAGTATTTTTTGATATTGAATGAG AATGTCTCTTCCCTGTTCTGGGTATTATCCTCTGGGATCTCTGCAGGTTTATTTGCTGTGGCTCGAATTGCAGGGCAGTTCCTTACTTCTTTTGGGATTGATG CGGATCATGCAACTCAGTTCCTGAAGCTGAGCCCCTACCAGGTGCAGACAGTGCTTCTCTGGGGCCTTGCTGCTCTGATTGGCTACTGGGTGCTGTCACTGCTGCTGAATCTGATGCTCGCCATCTTGAGCCGTGTCATGTGGGGCCTCAAGGTGCTCATCTTCATGTCCTGCTTCATGTTCATTGTCTCTATGGAGCATGATCGTTCTGTGCAAGTTTCCCTTCTTCTGGCCCTGCTCATGCTCTATGCCTTGCTGGGCCGCCTGAGTGGATCGCACAGCTCTGGGGCACGGCTGGAAGCCAAAGTGCGCAGCTTAGAGCGCCAAGTGGATGAACTGCAACGCAGGCAAAGGCGGTCATCTCCTAAACATCTGGATGAAGAATGA
- the PRPF19 gene encoding pre-mRNA-processing factor 19 — protein sequence MSLICSISNEVPEHPCVSPVSNHVYERRLIEKYIAENGTDPVNNQPLSEEQLIDIKVAHPIRPKPPSATSIPAILKALQDEWDAVMLHSFTLRQQLQTTRQELSHALYQHDAACRVIARLTKEVTAAREALATLKPQAGLIVPQAAPSQPNAVGAGEPMDLGELAGMTPEIIQKLQDKATVLTTERKKRGKTVPEELVKPEELSKYRQVASHVGLHSASIPGILALDLCPSDTNKILTGGADKNVVVFDKSSEQILATLKGHTKKVTSVVFHPSQELVFSASPDATIRIWSVPGASCVQVVRAHESAVTGLSLHATGDYLLSSSDDQYWAFSDIQTGRVLTKVTDETSGCALTCAQFHPDGLIFGTGTMDSQIKIWDLKERTNVANFPGHSGPITSIAFSENGYYLATAADDSSVKLWDLRKLKNFKTLQLDNNFEVKSLIFDQSGTYLALGGTDVQVYICKQWTEVLHFTEHSGLTTGVAFGHHAKFIASTGMDRSLKFYSL from the exons ATGTCTCTCATCTGCTCCA TTTCTAATGAGGTGCCTGAGCATCCCTGTGTGTCTCCAGTCTCAAACCATGTGTATGAGCGAAGACTGATTGAAAAGTATATTGCAGAAAATGGAACCGACCCAGTAAACAATCAGCCATTGTCTGAAGAGCAGCTCATAGACATTAAAG TTGCCCACCCAATTCGACCAAAGCCACCCTCTGCTACTAGCATCCCAGCGATTCTGAAGGCACTTCAAGATGAATGG GACGCTGTCATGTTGCACAGTTTCACTCTTCGGCAGCAACTGCAGACCACACGCCAGGAACTCTCTCATGCCCTGTACCAGCATGATGCTGCCTGCCGTGTCATTGCCCGTCTCACCAAAGAGGTCACTGCTGCAAGAGAAG CTCTGGCAACTCTGAAACCACAGGCTGGCCTCATTGTTCCACAGGCTGCACCTTCGCAGCCCAATGCTGTG GGTGCCGGTGAGCCAATGGATTTAGGAGAACTGGCAGGAATGACCCCAGAAATTATCCAGAAG CTTCAAGACAAAGCCACAGTGCTGACCACGGAGCGTAAAAAG AGAGGAAAGACTGTGCCGGAGGAATTGGTGAAGCCTGAAGAACTAAGCAAGTACCGACAGGTGGCTTCACATGTG GGACTGCATAGTGCCAGCATCCCAGGCATTCTTGCTCTCGACCTGTGTCCTTCTGACACCAACAAGATCCTCACAG GTGGAGCAGATAAAAATGTTGTTGTGTTTGACAAGAGCTCAGAGCAGATCCTGGCAACTCTCAAAGGCCACACCAAGAAGGTCACTAGCGTAGTGTTTCATCCATCTCAG gAACTAGTGTTCTCAGCTTCTCCAGATGCCACTATCCGGATCTGGTCAGTCCCTGGTGCTTCATGTGTGCAGGTTGTGCGTGCCCATGAGAGTGCTGTGACAGGGCTGAGTCTCCATGCTACAGGTGACTATCTGCTGAGCTCTTCTGATGACCAG TATTGGGCCTTCTCTGACATCCAGACTGGCCGTGTCCTCACCAAGGTCACAGATGAAACTTCTGGCTGTG CTCTCACCTGTGCTCAGTTCCATCCTGATGGGCTTATTTTTGGGACAGGGACTATGGATTCTCAGATTAAGATTTGGGACTTGAAG GAACGGACTAATGTAGCAAATTTCCCAGGGCATTCAGGCCCTATCACCAGCATTGCCTTCTCTGAGAATGGCTACTATCTGGCCACTGCAGCGGATGACTCTTCTGTCAAACTGTGGGATCTGCGCAAGTTGAAGAACTTCAAGACGCTGCAACTGGACAATAATTTTGAG GTGAAATCTCTCATATTCGATCAGAGTGGCACCTATCTGGCTTTGGGTGGCACTGATGTCCAGGTGTATATCTGTAAGCAGTGGACAGAGGTTCTCCACTTCACAG AGCATAGCGGCTTGACAACAGGAGTGGCCTTTGGACACCATGCTAAGTTCATTGCTTCAACAGGCATGGACAGAAGCCTGAAATTCTACAGCCTGTAG
- the ZP1 gene encoding zona pellucida sperm-binding protein 1 isoform X1: MICPKSEHIPTPDGNMHRVPQPPVPGLVRPLSHLYPPIYNIGNHLTMEQCQVLGSKIPCADTNDQATCRQASCCYDDSDFSTPCYYGNTVTVQCLKEGHFILVVSRDMSDYPVVLDSVKLSYAQAGCDPVRRTEAFLVFRFPLTQCGTTVQVIGDKLIYENQLISGIDIQNGPDGAITRDSTFMVHARCIYNATDFLPVQAEVLLPPTPAPISQMGPLRLELRIATDASYKSYYLDEDYPVVKVLRDSVYVEVRILQKTDPSLVLVLHDCWATPSANPLEQLQWPILIDGCPFEGDNYRTQRVPPGPASSELPFPTHYQRFIISTFAFVDSGSQVLLSQLVYLFCSASACYPSQFEPCGTCSTRSSPRGRRFLDPLNRTEPVDLASSHGPVIFPETKQPVYNSSEIQTDFNSVILGCLSVATVFSVVVLLTTLWRWNRKRS; encoded by the exons GCAATCATTTAACAATGGAACAATGTCAAGTTCTGGGCAGCAAAATCCCTTGTGCAGATACCAATGATCAGGCAACTTGCCGTCAAGCTAGCTGCTGCTATGATGACAGTGACTTTAGTACTCCTTGTTACTATGGAAACACAG TCACTGTTCAGTGCCTTAAGGAAGGCCACTTCATCCTGGTTGTCTCTAGGGACATGTCAGACTACCCAGTTGTCCTTGACTCTGTTAAGCTGTCTTATGCCCAAGCGGGGTGTGACCCTGTCAGGAGAACAGAGGCGTTCCTTGTCTTTCGCTTCCCCCTGACCCAGTGTGGCACAACTGTCCAG GTGATTGGTGATAAACTAATTTATGAAAATCAACTAATCTCTGGCATTGATATCCAAAATGGGCCAGATGGGGCCATCACCCGAGACAGCACCTTCAT GGTCCATGCTCGCTGCATCTACAATGCCACTGACTTCCTGCCAGTCCAGGCTGAAGTCCTCTTGCCTCCCACCCCAGCTCCAATTTCCCAAATGGGACCTCTCAGGCTTGAACTGCGCATTGCTACAG ATGCCAGCTACAAATCCTATTACTTGGATGAAGATTATCCGGTGGTGAAGGTACTCAGGGACTCTGTGTACGTGGAGGTTCGCATCCTGCAGAAAACAGACCCCTCCCTGGTTTTGGTTCTGCATGACTGTTGGGCTACTCCCAGTGCTAATCCCCTTGAGCAGTTGCAATGGCCAATCCTGATAGACGG GTGCCCATTTGAAGGAGATAACTACAGAACCCAGCGGGTGCCTCCAGGGCCTGCCTCATCTGAACTGCCTTTTCCAACTCACTACCAGCGCTTTATCATTTCTACTTTTGCTTTTGTGGATTCTGGCTCTCAAGTGCTGCTTAGTCAGTTG GTTTACCTCTTCTGTAGTGCATCAGCCTGCTACCCTTCCCAGTTTGAGCCTTGCGGAACATGCAGCACTAGATCTTCTCCAA GAGGCCGCAGGTTTTTGGACCCTCTGAATAGGACAGAACCTGTGGACCTGGCAAGCTCTCATGGACCTGTGATCTTTCCTGAGACCAAACAGCCAGTGTATAACA GCTCAGAAATCCAAACAGATTTTAACTCTGTTATCTTGGGGTGCCTTTCTGTGGCAACTGTGTTTTCTGTGGTTGTATTGCTGACCACGCTCTGGAGATGGAACCGCAAAAGATCCTGA
- the ZP1 gene encoding zona pellucida sperm-binding protein 1 isoform X2 has translation MEQCQVLGSKIPCADTNDQATCRQASCCYDDSDFSTPCYYGNTVTVQCLKEGHFILVVSRDMSDYPVVLDSVKLSYAQAGCDPVRRTEAFLVFRFPLTQCGTTVQVIGDKLIYENQLISGIDIQNGPDGAITRDSTFMVHARCIYNATDFLPVQAEVLLPPTPAPISQMGPLRLELRIATDASYKSYYLDEDYPVVKVLRDSVYVEVRILQKTDPSLVLVLHDCWATPSANPLEQLQWPILIDGCPFEGDNYRTQRVPPGPASSELPFPTHYQRFIISTFAFVDSGSQVLLSQLVYLFCSASACYPSQFEPCGTCSTRSSPRGRRFLDPLNRTEPVDLASSHGPVIFPETKQPVYNSSEIQTDFNSVILGCLSVATVFSVVVLLTTLWRWNRKRS, from the exons ATGGAACAATGTCAAGTTCTGGGCAGCAAAATCCCTTGTGCAGATACCAATGATCAGGCAACTTGCCGTCAAGCTAGCTGCTGCTATGATGACAGTGACTTTAGTACTCCTTGTTACTATGGAAACACAG TCACTGTTCAGTGCCTTAAGGAAGGCCACTTCATCCTGGTTGTCTCTAGGGACATGTCAGACTACCCAGTTGTCCTTGACTCTGTTAAGCTGTCTTATGCCCAAGCGGGGTGTGACCCTGTCAGGAGAACAGAGGCGTTCCTTGTCTTTCGCTTCCCCCTGACCCAGTGTGGCACAACTGTCCAG GTGATTGGTGATAAACTAATTTATGAAAATCAACTAATCTCTGGCATTGATATCCAAAATGGGCCAGATGGGGCCATCACCCGAGACAGCACCTTCAT GGTCCATGCTCGCTGCATCTACAATGCCACTGACTTCCTGCCAGTCCAGGCTGAAGTCCTCTTGCCTCCCACCCCAGCTCCAATTTCCCAAATGGGACCTCTCAGGCTTGAACTGCGCATTGCTACAG ATGCCAGCTACAAATCCTATTACTTGGATGAAGATTATCCGGTGGTGAAGGTACTCAGGGACTCTGTGTACGTGGAGGTTCGCATCCTGCAGAAAACAGACCCCTCCCTGGTTTTGGTTCTGCATGACTGTTGGGCTACTCCCAGTGCTAATCCCCTTGAGCAGTTGCAATGGCCAATCCTGATAGACGG GTGCCCATTTGAAGGAGATAACTACAGAACCCAGCGGGTGCCTCCAGGGCCTGCCTCATCTGAACTGCCTTTTCCAACTCACTACCAGCGCTTTATCATTTCTACTTTTGCTTTTGTGGATTCTGGCTCTCAAGTGCTGCTTAGTCAGTTG GTTTACCTCTTCTGTAGTGCATCAGCCTGCTACCCTTCCCAGTTTGAGCCTTGCGGAACATGCAGCACTAGATCTTCTCCAA GAGGCCGCAGGTTTTTGGACCCTCTGAATAGGACAGAACCTGTGGACCTGGCAAGCTCTCATGGACCTGTGATCTTTCCTGAGACCAAACAGCCAGTGTATAACA GCTCAGAAATCCAAACAGATTTTAACTCTGTTATCTTGGGGTGCCTTTCTGTGGCAACTGTGTTTTCTGTGGTTGTATTGCTGACCACGCTCTGGAGATGGAACCGCAAAAGATCCTGA